Within the Thermanaeromonas toyohensis ToBE genome, the region CACCCATACTAAAGTGGGGATTGACGCCACCTTAGATCTGGCTTTACGCAAAGACTACAAGCGAGTGATCTATCCCAAGGTCAACTTGAAGGAGTATGTGTAGCTTTGGGTTGCTCACCTTAAAGGAGATAGCTCCTGGCCACTTAGTAGCCTGTCATTACCCGTTAGAGTGAAGGGGGTATATTATCTTTTGGAAGCTTTAAGCTTTAAGCTACAAAATCTCAAATATTGCTTGGCCTTCCGGAATGAAGCGCTTCTTAAAGAAATAGAAGAGAAATGTGCTTTTTCTACCCCGCCTAAAGTAGAAAAAGTCTTAGGTTCCCTCCTTTTCCCCTGTCCTTCTGATAAGAGGCCCTATATTTATGGGTGTATGGTCCTATCGGCGGACGGTAAAATGGCTTTCCTGGATAATCCAGCAGGCCATTTGATTTCAGCGGGAAATCGCATAGATAAAGAAGGGGCCTTGACCGATTATTGGATCTTAAATGTATGCCGTGCTTATGCTGATGCTGTAATTTTAGGCGCGGGAACCTTAAAAGTACCAAGGAAATGGACAGCCAAAATAGCGGATCCAGAACTGGTGGAGGCGCGCCGGACTATACTAAATAAACAGGAAGATTATCCTTATCCTTTAATAGCTACCCTTGATGGCACTGATCTTCCCCTCGAACATGAAATCTTTTCTTCTTACCCTTCAGTAGGTATTATTACTTCCCCTTGGGGGGCGGAATGGCTTAAAGAACGGCTGGGTAGGGATTGTACCCTTATCTCTTCGGATGGGGAATTTAAAGAAAAGAAAGCCCGGGTAAAGATTTTTACCCGGGGAGAGGGGAAGGTTCCCGCTACTTCTGAGATAATGAAGCTTTTGCGCCAGGTGGGGATAGAGTACCTCTTGGTGGAAGCCCCTAGTTATATCTGGCATTTAATAGAAGAGAAGCTGCTGGATGAATTTTTCCTAACCTATTCTTGTGTATATGTTGGAGGTGAATACGGGCTAGGCCGGACCCGGCCCTTTACTACCAGTGACCATCCCCATAGCGTACTTTTAACTTTAGGATACCACCAAGGTTTTATATATACGCGTCAGAAATTGATTTACTAAAATATTTACCAGGAAATGGTATCATTTCCACGGTATAATGCTCTTTTTAGGGAAGATCTTTAACCAAATCCTCGAGGCCTAGTTCTTTAAGGCGATCAGGAGTGGGGATGCCTTCTTTGGTCCACCCGCCCAAGGTATAGTATTCGTCTAGCATAGTATCGAGATCAATGGTCAATCCTTTATAAAGGAGTTCGGCCTCCTGGGGGGAAACCCTTTCAATATCTTCAGGGTGAACGTATACGTCTAAAGGTTCTTTTAAAAAGCGTGGCGGGAGATAATCGTCTTTCCGGTTAAAACCATGGCGCACGTTATACATGCGTTCTAAATTTACTATCCGCTGTCCAGCAAGTAAAATTTCTTCGTCTTTAATAGGTATCCCTAAGGTTCGTAATCCTTTGGCCAGGTCATAAGGGGATAAAGCATAGGTTTCGGTAAAGCTAAATTTACAAATTCCTAAGGCATCCGCCAAGGCATTACAAGCTTCAGTAAAGCGGACCATATGGGCTTTAAACTTTTCGGAAGTTACTTCCATAAGCTCGGGGCCGCATTTCGGCAACCACTCTTTAGCTATATCTATTTTCCCAGCCACATCGATCACTGGCAGGGCATAGAGATGATCTGCTCCCCGGTTGCTGGTAGCATGGGCTAACCCAAAGGCTTTAAGCACCCGGCCTTCTTGCCGCGGGATCTCTACTCCCTTTACATGAAGAGCAAACTCACGGCTTAAGCCCCCTAGCTTCATACTGGCCTCTTTTACCCCTTCCGCGAGAAGCTCGCCTATCCCTTCCCGGTAAGCTATATCCCGGATGAGCCCCAAGATGGTTTCCGGATCTCCCCAAGCTAGGCTATACTTATCCCCTTGGAGGAGCCCTTTTTCCCTAGCTTCCATAGCAAAAGAGATAACCAGACCAGTGGAGATGGTATCTAATCCCAGTTCATTACATAGCTTATTAGCATGGATGATCACTTCTATATTATCGTTCCACAAGTTGGAACCCAGGGCATTGGTGGTCTCGTATTCGGGCCCTTCGGTTTCAGGGGTTTTAAAGGGTCCTTCCGGGACAGAAGTTACGCGGGAACATTTAATGGGGCAGGCAAAACAACCTTGGGTGCGAACTGTGTAACGAGCTACAGCTTCTGCATCAATGTTTTTACAACCTGGGAACTGTCCCCAGCGGTGATTTTTAGAAGGCATATCGCCTATCCTGTTCTTAGAAGCGATCAACGCTACAGTGCCCCACTGGCGGTAAGCCTGGCTACCAGGATGTTCGCGCACCCGGGCCATGGCTTCCCGCGCTATAGCTATAAATTCAGGGGGAAAAGAGAGCTTCTGGGAACCTTTGACTGCCAGGGCCTTGAGGTTCTTAGAACCCATGACCGCACCCATGCCAGTGCGGGCTGCAGCCCGGGCGTAATCGTTAATAATAGCCGCAAAGTATACCAGATTCTCCCCCGCGGGACCTATGGAAGCCACCCGGCTTCCTGGATATCTTTGGCGGAGGATACTTTCAGTTTCGGCGGTAGCTTTCCCCCATAGATCCCGGGCTGGTAGGATGTTGATTTGTTCATCAAATATAGTTAAGTATACAGGTTCCCGCGCTTTGCCAGTGATAACTACCAGCTCGTAGCCTGCTTTTTTTAATTCAGGGCCAAAGAAGCCCGAACTGTTAGCGTAGCCATAGGCGCCGGTGGCTGGTGATTTGGAGGTAACTGTATAGCGAGCCCCGCAGGGCCAAGGAGTTCCTGTAAAGGGACCCACCGAAAAGATTAAAAGATTGCGGGGATCAAAGGGGCTAATATCTGGCCCTACATGATCATAGAGTATTCTAGCTGCTATCCCCCGGCTCCCTAAGTACTTTAAGGTATATTCTTTGGGGACTTCTTGTACCCTAATTTGACGGGTTGTAAGATCTACCCATGCCATTTTTCCCATTTTCTTAATCTCCCTCCTAATTAACCTCCTACTATAGCGTTGAAAATCTCAATTTTATCTCCTTCTTCTACTAAGGTCCTCTCCCACTCTTCCCGGGGGACTCGCCGGCCGTTTAAACTTAAGCCTAACATATTGGCTAAGGTGGGGTCCCGCAAGGAAGGAAATTGAGAGGATAGAAGTTCAAGTAAAGAAGAAATGCTTTGCGGGGAAGGGATATCGAGCTCAAAGCTATTAGTTTTAAATAACACCTGCCAGAAACCGAAAAAGGAAATTTCTACCCCACTAATTTAGCCCTCCTTGAAGCTTTATATCTATCTTAAGACCTTTTCCAGGATAGCTTCGCAAACAGATACCGAAACTGGCCGCGGGTTGGAAGAAGCTAAGGGCATATTGGCTGCCTCTTGGGCAAGCTGATTTAGATTCTTTTTCTCTTTAAGAAAGTCTGCCAAGGTAGAAGGCAATTCTAGATCGCTTAAAAGTTCGCGTACAGCTGTTACGGCTTCCCTGGCCCTTGCGCGGATTTCTCCCTTTGTCTTTTTCCCCAAAAGGGTGGCTATATAGGCGTACTTTTCAGGGACAGCCACCAAATTATATTCCATGCCCCAGGGAAGAAGTATAGCATTAGCCAAACCATGAGGTATATCATAATGGCTGCAGAGGGGGCCGGCTAGGGCATGGACAATTCCTAATCCTGCTTGGTCCATGGCTGCCCCGGCTAAAGTGCTGGCCATAGCCACCTGCTCCCTAGCCCTAAGGTCATCACCTGCAGCAAAGGCCCTTCTTAAGTACTGGCCTAAAAGCTTTATAGCTGTAGCTGCCCAAGATTCGGTTAGAGGGTGGCTTCCCCGCGCCACTAAAGCTTCGATAGCATGGGTGAGGGCATCCATACCGGTTATAGCTGTGATAAAAGGGGGGAGAGTCAGCATAAGCTCAGGATCTATGAAAGAAGCCAAGGGCAACAATTTTTCGCTCCGGATACCTTTTTTAGTAGCACGATCTACTATAACGGCTACCTGGGTTACTTCGCTCCCTGTACCGGCGGTAGTGGGTAACATGTAGAGGGGGATACCTGGTAAAGTGAAGGGCTTACCTTCCCATTGGTACTCTTCTAACCTACCGCCATTGGTGATAAGGGCGCTGACCACCTTGGCCACATCCATAGGGCTGCCTCCGCCCAGGGCGACAACAGCCGTCACTTTAAAATCCCTAGCTACTTTTAAGGCTTTTTCCACATCTAAAGCTTGGGGATTAGCCGGTACTTCGTTGAAAATTTCCCAGAGGCATCCTATTTCGTTTAACACTTCTTCTAGTTTGCCTATGGTCCCGCTTTGCACCAGTCCCTGATCAGTGATCACTAGCACGCGATCTCCTGCTTGCAAAAAGGAAGAAAGCTTTCGCCGCGCCCCAGGGCCAAAATATATTCTGGTGGGCAAATAGAAGGATTTGATGGTCAAGGTTTTCTTCCCCCTACCTTAAGATTTTCCCAAAAGCAGGCCAGCTCTTCTGGTGGTATATCCCAAGAGAGGTGATAAGGGTCTAAGGGTTCCTCCTTCATAAATTCTGGTAGCTCTTCTACCTCCGGTAAACCGGCCGCCGTGTTGTAAGCCTTCTCTATAGAGATGACTTCCGCACCTAATTCCTCTAAATAGTGAGGTTTAAGCTCTAAATCATAACAAGCATTAAGCAAGTTTACTACTTTATCTGGATGTTGACCGGTGGCGGAAAGGAGGAAAACGCAAAGGCCTAAGGCGTCATAGGCTGCCCGGATAATCTGTGTTCTAAAGGATAATTCCTTTTGACCTTCTTTGGTGTGATGGTCTACCGGAGCAAAAACAGTCAGGCCTGCTGTATGATCAGCTCCCATGGGAGAAGTTAAATAAGTGAGGCCTGTTCCTTTAACCCCCCGGGGATCGTAGGCGGAAATAGCTTGACCTTTGATGGCAGGAACCCGCTCAGTTCCTAAAGCCAGGCCGCAGAAGGAGGCTCCCATACCAGCTAATCTACCTAGAAGGCCGTCCTTATATATTTCTAGGATTATTTTTTCGAAGCTTAAAGGTTGGCCGAAGGTGGCCAGCCCCGCTTCGGCCATAACTCCTAAGGCAGCCCCTACTTCAATGGTGTCTAAACCCAGATCGTTTAAATAATAATTCCAGCGCGCGATGCTATCCAGATCAGAGACGCCTAAATTGGCGCCCATAAGGCCCAAGGTTTCATATTCTAAAGGAGCCACTATCTCTGTACCATCAGGGGCGGGAACGACATTTGAGCACCGGATTAGGCAAGCAGCCATGCATTTTTCGGTATGCTTACCCGCTCCTTGCCGCTCTTTTATTAGATTAAACAAAGCCTCCCCGTTGATTAAGTGGGCCAGCTCAAACTGGCCCTGCCGGAAATTTCGCGTGGGCAGAGCTCCCAAAGTGTTCACAAGCCCTAGAGTTTCCGCAGTACCGTACTTAGCTAGTATTTTAATGCGCTCGCTTTTTAATATAAGGTGGTGAAATTCTTTCTTGGCTTCTATAAGTGACCACCTTTTTTCCCTTAGGGAAGGTGAAACTTGTCCATAAGGGAGCAAGATCCCCTTTACCCGCTTGCTCCCCATTACAGCTCCCAAACCGCCTCTTGCAGCCATGCGGCTGGGACGGCCGCAAGGGTCAGTGACCGCAACCCCGGAGGCCCACAACTTCTTTTCTCCTGCCGGGCCGATGAGGATGAGGGAATAGTCCTTTCCCCATTCTTGGTGCAAAAGCTCGGCGGTCTTATAATTGCCTAAACCCAAGTACCTTTCGGCAGGTAAAAACTTTACCTCTTGCTCTTCTAATACCAAAATAACCCATTCTGGCGAGCGTCCTTCTAGGATTACCGCGTTCCACCCGAGCCTCGCTAAAGCATCGCCTGCCGTGCCTCCAGCGTTAGCTTCTTTTATCCCCCCGGTTAAAGGACTTTTAGAGCCTACGGACAAACGGCTAGCGCTGGATATGCCTTGGCCAGCTAAGGGTCCGCAAGCGAGTATGATTTTATTTTGCTCTGAAAAGGGCCGGGTATGGGGAGGCACTTCTCGGCTTATTAGGTAAGAGGTTAAATAGCGCCCACCAGCCATTTTACTTAAGGAGATCTTTTCTTCCTGCCAGCATTTTTTAGTTAAATTGACCCGCAGTATTTTAGCTTTCATGCTAAAAATTACTCCTTCCTAAGGAAAAACTAAAGAAATAAGAGCAAAAGCCCGCCCTTTAAGTTTATCCTTTAAGGCGGGCTAAAGATTAGGTGTCCTGTTTATTTATATAGTTGAGCGCTGGACTTTAATCTTTCCACTTTTTATATCCTCTACTACTTTGTTGATTTTTTCTTTTACCTCTGGCGCAAGTTTATTTTCAAACCCATGGAAAGGCGCAAGATACACAGCTCCTTCCTTTACCCCCATGTAATACACTTTAGGTTCGTATTTCCCTTCTTGTACGATTTTACCCAGGGCTACCATGGCTTTAGCCCAGCTTTGTACCACACTAGTAACCACCGTATCCGGCGCCACGTTATTTAAATCAGCACCATAACCAATAGCTAGTACCTTTTTTTCTTGGGCAGCCTGGATAGCTCCTAGGCTGGCCTGGTTAGCATCGCCCATAACTACGTCCACACCTTGGTTTATAAAGCTTAAGGCCATTTCTTTCATTTTAGCTACATCAGTAAAGCTCCCTGTCATGGCTGTCTTCACATCGATATCCGGTTTTATATATTTAGCCCCCTGGACAAATCCTTCTAAAGTCTGGCGAATGGGCGGCATCTCTTCTCCTCCTATGGCAGCTACTTTACCTGTTTTACTTAAAATAGCCGCTATGGCCCCTTGCAAGAAACCTATCTGGTAATTATCTACTACCAGGGAGCATACATTTTCTTTAGCTATGCTACCGTTATTAATGACGAACTTGACCTTAGGGTATTGGGGGGCCACCCTTTGCATGGCATCAGCGAACTGGAAACCATGGGCGATGATCATATCGTACCCTTGTTGGGCATACCCGCGGATTATCTCTTCCTGGTCAGACTGGCTTACATTTTCAGTATAACTACCTTCCACCCCTAACTCTTTTTCCATGGCCTTTAATCCTTCATAGGCTGTAGCATTCCAGCCATTATCGTTTATAGGACCCGGTAGCACTAAAGCTACTTTAAGCTTGTTGGATTCCTTTTTCTCTTTTTTTACTTCCTCTTTTTTGGACGAAGGAGTGGCAGAGCCTGTTTTAGGGGTACAGGCACTAGTAAAAGTAGCTAGGGTAAGCATACCCACAAGTAAAAGGAAAAGCGATATATAGCGTTTTATATACATGATTTCCCTCCTTGAGAGTAATGTTTTAAAAAATGTTCTATATTTGTTACATTCTTTAGGAGTGTAGAGGATCCTTCTTTTATCTATGGCTTGTTTTTAAGTAAATTGTACGAGTTAGTCAGCAGGAGATTTAAGGCTTGTACTAGAGTAATAACCCTTTTTATTTGCGCATTTTGTTCATATTTTCCCTTTACTAGTTTACTTACTTAAAGCTAAAATTAAAGCAGATGCAGTATATACCGGTCTATGCAGGTCTAGACTACAAGGTAAAAGGTAGGAGGTAAGTTGTGGTTAATAATAAAGTAGAAGGTCCTGTACCTGCTTATTTTCAAATAATGCAAGATCTCCAACAGCAGATCTTAAATGGCATTTTAAAACCTGATGACCGGGTACCTTCGGAGACTACATTGGCTAAAATTTATGGTGTTAGCCGTATGACGGCCCGCCATGCTTTGACGGAATTAGTAAACCAGGGGTATCTTTATCGAGTATACGGGAAAGGAACTTTTGTTTCTCGTCCCAAAATTGAGCGTAGCTATGCGCCCTTAACCGGATTTATGGAGGATATGCGGGAGCGAGGGTTGCGCCCCTCTTCTAAGCTATTGAGTTTAGAACAAGTTTTACCTGATCCTGAACTACGTAATAAATTAAAACTTCCTGTAAATGCTAAGGTATATCAAATTGCACGATTGCGCTATGCTAACGCTGAGCCCATCGTTATCCAGATTTCTCGGATACCTCAGTATTTATGTCC harbors:
- a CDS encoding aldehyde ferredoxin oxidoreductase C-terminal domain-containing protein, whose translation is MKAKILRVNLTKKCWQEEKISLSKMAGGRYLTSYLISREVPPHTRPFSEQNKIILACGPLAGQGISSASRLSVGSKSPLTGGIKEANAGGTAGDALARLGWNAVILEGRSPEWVILVLEEQEVKFLPAERYLGLGNYKTAELLHQEWGKDYSLILIGPAGEKKLWASGVAVTDPCGRPSRMAARGGLGAVMGSKRVKGILLPYGQVSPSLREKRWSLIEAKKEFHHLILKSERIKILAKYGTAETLGLVNTLGALPTRNFRQGQFELAHLINGEALFNLIKERQGAGKHTEKCMAACLIRCSNVVPAPDGTEIVAPLEYETLGLMGANLGVSDLDSIARWNYYLNDLGLDTIEVGAALGVMAEAGLATFGQPLSFEKIILEIYKDGLLGRLAGMGASFCGLALGTERVPAIKGQAISAYDPRGVKGTGLTYLTSPMGADHTAGLTVFAPVDHHTKEGQKELSFRTQIIRAAYDALGLCVFLLSATGQHPDKVVNLLNACYDLELKPHYLEELGAEVISIEKAYNTAAGLPEVEELPEFMKEEPLDPYHLSWDIPPEELACFWENLKVGGRKP
- a CDS encoding aldehyde ferredoxin oxidoreductase family protein; this translates as MGKMAWVDLTTRQIRVQEVPKEYTLKYLGSRGIAARILYDHVGPDISPFDPRNLLIFSVGPFTGTPWPCGARYTVTSKSPATGAYGYANSSGFFGPELKKAGYELVVITGKAREPVYLTIFDEQINILPARDLWGKATAETESILRQRYPGSRVASIGPAGENLVYFAAIINDYARAAARTGMGAVMGSKNLKALAVKGSQKLSFPPEFIAIAREAMARVREHPGSQAYRQWGTVALIASKNRIGDMPSKNHRWGQFPGCKNIDAEAVARYTVRTQGCFACPIKCSRVTSVPEGPFKTPETEGPEYETTNALGSNLWNDNIEVIIHANKLCNELGLDTISTGLVISFAMEAREKGLLQGDKYSLAWGDPETILGLIRDIAYREGIGELLAEGVKEASMKLGGLSREFALHVKGVEIPRQEGRVLKAFGLAHATSNRGADHLYALPVIDVAGKIDIAKEWLPKCGPELMEVTSEKFKAHMVRFTEACNALADALGICKFSFTETYALSPYDLAKGLRTLGIPIKDEEILLAGQRIVNLERMYNVRHGFNRKDDYLPPRFLKEPLDVYVHPEDIERVSPQEAELLYKGLTIDLDTMLDEYYTLGGWTKEGIPTPDRLKELGLEDLVKDLP
- a CDS encoding RibD family protein — protein: MEALSFKLQNLKYCLAFRNEALLKEIEEKCAFSTPPKVEKVLGSLLFPCPSDKRPYIYGCMVLSADGKMAFLDNPAGHLISAGNRIDKEGALTDYWILNVCRAYADAVILGAGTLKVPRKWTAKIADPELVEARRTILNKQEDYPYPLIATLDGTDLPLEHEIFSSYPSVGIITSPWGAEWLKERLGRDCTLISSDGEFKEKKARVKIFTRGEGKVPATSEIMKLLRQVGIEYLLVEAPSYIWHLIEEKLLDEFFLTYSCVYVGGEYGLGRTRPFTTSDHPHSVLLTLGYHQGFIYTRQKLIY
- a CDS encoding GntR family transcriptional regulator; the protein is MVNNKVEGPVPAYFQIMQDLQQQILNGILKPDDRVPSETTLAKIYGVSRMTARHALTELVNQGYLYRVYGKGTFVSRPKIERSYAPLTGFMEDMRERGLRPSSKLLSLEQVLPDPELRNKLKLPVNAKVYQIARLRYANAEPIVIQISRIPQYLCPGLEEVDLENSSLYFVLEKRYGIRLYRAVQRLEATQATPEQAKLLEIPRHSPLLYVHRLSFLADDTPVEFVESWYRSDRYAFEVTLYKDWAGRR
- a CDS encoding BMP family protein, with translation MYIKRYISLFLLLVGMLTLATFTSACTPKTGSATPSSKKEEVKKEKKESNKLKVALVLPGPINDNGWNATAYEGLKAMEKELGVEGSYTENVSQSDQEEIIRGYAQQGYDMIIAHGFQFADAMQRVAPQYPKVKFVINNGSIAKENVCSLVVDNYQIGFLQGAIAAILSKTGKVAAIGGEEMPPIRQTLEGFVQGAKYIKPDIDVKTAMTGSFTDVAKMKEMALSFINQGVDVVMGDANQASLGAIQAAQEKKVLAIGYGADLNNVAPDTVVTSVVQSWAKAMVALGKIVQEGKYEPKVYYMGVKEGAVYLAPFHGFENKLAPEVKEKINKVVEDIKSGKIKVQRSTI
- a CDS encoding iron-containing alcohol dehydrogenase, which translates into the protein MTIKSFYLPTRIYFGPGARRKLSSFLQAGDRVLVITDQGLVQSGTIGKLEEVLNEIGCLWEIFNEVPANPQALDVEKALKVARDFKVTAVVALGGGSPMDVAKVVSALITNGGRLEEYQWEGKPFTLPGIPLYMLPTTAGTGSEVTQVAVIVDRATKKGIRSEKLLPLASFIDPELMLTLPPFITAITGMDALTHAIEALVARGSHPLTESWAATAIKLLGQYLRRAFAAGDDLRAREQVAMASTLAGAAMDQAGLGIVHALAGPLCSHYDIPHGLANAILLPWGMEYNLVAVPEKYAYIATLLGKKTKGEIRARAREAVTAVRELLSDLELPSTLADFLKEKKNLNQLAQEAANMPLASSNPRPVSVSVCEAILEKVLR
- the thiS gene encoding sulfur carrier protein ThiS → MLFKTNSFELDIPSPQSISSLLELLSSQFPSLRDPTLANMLGLSLNGRRVPREEWERTLVEEGDKIEIFNAIVGG